From the genome of Emys orbicularis isolate rEmyOrb1 chromosome 17, rEmyOrb1.hap1, whole genome shotgun sequence, one region includes:
- the TAX1BP3 gene encoding tax1-binding protein 3 produces MSYIPGQPVTAVVQRVEIHKLRQGENLILGFSIGGGIDQDPAQNPFSEDKTDKGIYVTRVTEGGPAEVAGLQVGDKIMQVNGWDMTMVTHDQARKRLTKRNEEVVRLLVTRHSLQKAVQQSMMS; encoded by the exons CAAAGAGTTGAAATCCATAAACTCCGGCAAGGTGAAAATCTGATTCTTGGATTCAGTATTGGAGGTGGAATTGATCAGGACCCTGCTCAGAATCCTTTCTCTGAAGATAAAACTGACAAG GGTATCTATGTAACAAGGGTGACGGAAGGAGGCCCAGCAGAAGTTGCCGGACTCCAGGTTGGAGACAAGATAATGCAG GTGAATGGGTGGGACATGACAATGGTAACTCATGACCAAGCAAGGAAGAGACTGACAAAGAGGAATGAAGAAGTGGTACGGCTCCTGGTGACCAGACACTCCCTGCAGAAGGCTGTTCAGCAGTCCATGATGTCCTAA
- the CTNS gene encoding cystinosin isoform X2 gives MMKKRLLLLSRLCFSLSLLKLCDGAIMLSVPEVVSLENGSLTNVTMILSAPLNETLVITFNVTYSSKNGTIVELPDQVILPTGLNNSSFQVKAKDVGQVTVYLHASNSNQTGPRIRFQVIHSNIVRIIDQVTGWIYFFAWSISFYPQVFENWRRKSVVGLSFDYVALNLTGFIAYSVFNVGLFWIAYVKEQFLRQYPNGVNPVDSNDVFFSLHAVALTLFLIFQCCIYERASQRVSRVAIGLLVIAWIFTFTTLSVAAAGEITWLQFLFFFSYIKLGITLIKYFPQAYMNFQRKSTEGWSIGNVLLDFTGGSFSLLQMFLQSYNNDEWKLIFGDPTKFGLGLFSIIFDIVFIIQHYCLYRTRGYESLD, from the exons atGGAGCCATCATGCTATCTGTCCCTGAAGTGGTTTCATTAGAAAATGGTAGCTTGACAAATGTCACCATGATTCTAAG TGCCCCATTAAATGAGACATTGGTGATAACATTTAATGTTACATATTCGTCAAAAAATGGAACCATTGTTGAACTACCTGATCAA GTAATATTGCCTACAGGTCTAAATAATTCTAGCTTTCAAGTGAAAGCTAAAGATGTTGGACAAGTTACAGTTTATCTTCATGCCAGTAATTCCAACCAAACTGG TCCCCGGATTCGATTCCAAGTGATTCATAGTAACATAGTGAGGATTATAGACCAGGTGACTGGCTGGATCTATTTCTTTGCCTGGTCGATCTCCTTCTACCCTCAGGTTTTTGAAAACTGGCGACGAAAAAG tgtTGTTGGACTAAGCTTTGACTACGTAGCATTAAACCTCACTGGTTTCATAGCATACAGTGTATTTAATGTAGGACTTTTCTGGATAGCCTACGTCAAG GAGCAGTTCCTACGCCAGTATCCCAATGGAGTGAACCCTGTGGACAGCAATGATGTTTTCTTCAGTCTCCATGCAGTAGCTTTAACTCTCTTTCTAATATTTCAGTGCTGTATATATGAG AGAGCTAGTCAAAGAGTGTCCAGAGTTGCTATTGGGCTGCTTGTGATTGCATGGATCTTCACATTTACCACCCtgtctgtggctgcagctggagaAATCACATGGCTACAgttcttatttttcttttcttacatTAAACTGGGAATCACACTGATAAAATACTTTCCACAG GCATACATGAATTTTCAGCGGAAGAGTACTGAAGGGTGGAGCATTGGAAATGTGTTACTAGATTTTACTGGTGGAAGCTTCAGCCTCCTTCAGATGTTTTTGCAGTCTTACAACAATG ATGAATGGAAATTAATCTTTGGAGATCCAACTAAGTTTGGACTGGGCCTCTTCTCCATCATCTTTGACATAGTCTTTATCATCCAGCATTACTGTCTATATAGAACACGGGGATATGAGTCTTTGGACTAG
- the CTNS gene encoding cystinosin isoform X1 translates to MTSCLKNRMMKKRLLLLSRLCFSLSLLKLCDGAIMLSVPEVVSLENGSLTNVTMILSAPLNETLVITFNVTYSSKNGTIVELPDQVILPTGLNNSSFQVKAKDVGQVTVYLHASNSNQTGPRIRFQVIHSNIVRIIDQVTGWIYFFAWSISFYPQVFENWRRKSVVGLSFDYVALNLTGFIAYSVFNVGLFWIAYVKEQFLRQYPNGVNPVDSNDVFFSLHAVALTLFLIFQCCIYERASQRVSRVAIGLLVIAWIFTFTTLSVAAAGEITWLQFLFFFSYIKLGITLIKYFPQAYMNFQRKSTEGWSIGNVLLDFTGGSFSLLQMFLQSYNNDEWKLIFGDPTKFGLGLFSIIFDIVFIIQHYCLYRTRGYESLD, encoded by the exons atGGAGCCATCATGCTATCTGTCCCTGAAGTGGTTTCATTAGAAAATGGTAGCTTGACAAATGTCACCATGATTCTAAG TGCCCCATTAAATGAGACATTGGTGATAACATTTAATGTTACATATTCGTCAAAAAATGGAACCATTGTTGAACTACCTGATCAA GTAATATTGCCTACAGGTCTAAATAATTCTAGCTTTCAAGTGAAAGCTAAAGATGTTGGACAAGTTACAGTTTATCTTCATGCCAGTAATTCCAACCAAACTGG TCCCCGGATTCGATTCCAAGTGATTCATAGTAACATAGTGAGGATTATAGACCAGGTGACTGGCTGGATCTATTTCTTTGCCTGGTCGATCTCCTTCTACCCTCAGGTTTTTGAAAACTGGCGACGAAAAAG tgtTGTTGGACTAAGCTTTGACTACGTAGCATTAAACCTCACTGGTTTCATAGCATACAGTGTATTTAATGTAGGACTTTTCTGGATAGCCTACGTCAAG GAGCAGTTCCTACGCCAGTATCCCAATGGAGTGAACCCTGTGGACAGCAATGATGTTTTCTTCAGTCTCCATGCAGTAGCTTTAACTCTCTTTCTAATATTTCAGTGCTGTATATATGAG AGAGCTAGTCAAAGAGTGTCCAGAGTTGCTATTGGGCTGCTTGTGATTGCATGGATCTTCACATTTACCACCCtgtctgtggctgcagctggagaAATCACATGGCTACAgttcttatttttcttttcttacatTAAACTGGGAATCACACTGATAAAATACTTTCCACAG GCATACATGAATTTTCAGCGGAAGAGTACTGAAGGGTGGAGCATTGGAAATGTGTTACTAGATTTTACTGGTGGAAGCTTCAGCCTCCTTCAGATGTTTTTGCAGTCTTACAACAATG ATGAATGGAAATTAATCTTTGGAGATCCAACTAAGTTTGGACTGGGCCTCTTCTCCATCATCTTTGACATAGTCTTTATCATCCAGCATTACTGTCTATATAGAACACGGGGATATGAGTCTTTGGACTAG